CTTTGAGTGGACCGCGGTCCTGCACTCCCTGGCGGCCTTCGAGGCTTATCAGAACACCTATGGCCATAACCTGGAACCCATGAACGTTGCTGAGCTGCTTATTCTGGAGCCCGACGTACCCCGGTCCCTGCATGGCTGCCTGAAGGAAATCGCCAGCCTGCTCGAGCAGGTCGAAAGCGGAGACGCAAAGCGCTCCCGACGGCTGGCCTCCAGTTTATACGCCAACATTCATTATGGTGACCGCGACTACATCGCGGAGCGCGGCCTCAATGAGTACCTGGTGGACTTTCTTGATCGCATTCAGGGTATTGCCGGGCAAATCCAGAAAGATTACATGGGGTGGTAACAATGAGACTCAACATTCGTCACGAGACGCGATATACCTACGAAACCCCGGTTCAGAACAGCATTCAGTATATCCGGCTGACACCGCGCAACACGCCACAGCAGCGAATCCACGACTGGAAACTCCACACGCCGGGCGAAACCAGCCAGATGACGGATGGGTTCGGCAACCCGGTAACCGTAATGACCTTCGATGAAGCCGTCCCGGAAATCGTCCTGACAGCAGAGGGCGTGGTGGACCTCACCGGCAAGCCGTTGACCCGCGACGACTCCCCCTTCCCGCCCCAGGTATTTTTGCGGCACACGGTGCTGACCGAAACGGACAAGGCCCTCAAGAAGTTCGCCAGCCAATACTCCTCCAACAAGCGCAGCCTCGTGCGTCTGATGAAGCACCTTCGCGAGCACATTGCGTTCATGCCCGGTGCCACGACCGTCACCCATACCGCCTGCGAAGCCTTCAAGCTGGGCGCCGGCGTGTGTCAGGACCACACCCATATTTTCATTGCCTGCTGCCGGCATATTGGCGTTCCGGCCCGGTACGTCAGCGGCTATATACATTCGACCAGCGATGATCACGTTGCCACTCACGCCTGGGCCGAAGCCTGGATTGGCAGCAACTGGCATACCTTTGATGTGGTCAACACCCTGAATGTGGCAGAAAGTCACATCAAACTCGCCGTCGGTCTCGACTATCGGGATGCTGCCCCTGTGCGGGGAGTGCGTAGCGGTGGCGGCATGGAACACATGGAAACCAGGGCCTGGGTTACGAAAGCGACCGGCAGTCAGTAACAAAAAACCTGAAAATGCGACAATAAACCACTCACACCCGACCGGGGGTTATGATTAGACTACGCTCGTTTGAAAAAGCCTTATCAGGAGGGCTTCATGACCTATTGCGTAGCGATGCGACTGGCCGACGGGCTTGTATTCGCATCCGACTCCCGGACGAACGCCGGTTTCGACCAGATTTCCACATTTCGCAAAATGCACGTGTTCGAGCAGCCAGGGGAGCGCGAGCTGGTGCTGTTGTCAGCGGGCAATCTGGCCACCAGCCAGAGCGTCATCAGTCTGCTTGAGCGGCGGGCAGGCACCGACATAGCGAATGTTTTGAATACCGCCTCCATGTTCGAAACCGCAGAAATCGTCGGCCAGACCATGCGGGAAGTTATCAAACGGGACAATCCGGATGGCAAGCTCCACCAGGTGGATTTCAGCTGTTCGCTGATTCTTGGCGGTCAGATCAAAGGCGAATCGCACCGCCTGTTCAACATCTACCCGGAAGGTAATTTCATTGAGGCCACCGAGGAAACGCCCTATTTCCAGATCGGCGAATCAAAATACGGCAAGCCGATTATCGACCGGATCGTGAACTTCCAGACAACCCTGGACCGGGCTTACCAGTGCGCACTGATCTCCTTTGACTCGACCATGAAAAGCAATCTGTCCGTGGGCATGCCCCTGGACGTGGCAATCTATCGAAAGGATGGACTCAAGCCCTGCTTTACCGACCGGGTGGAAGAACAGTGCGACTATTTCCATACCCTCAGACAGCAGTGGCACCAGGGTATCCAGGAGCTGTTTTCAAGCCTCGAGCCACCGGGCCTCGGTTGACTGGCTATTCTTGATCATAGCCAGTCAGTTCCATATAGCCCTCGCCTGAATGGCTTCCCGACAGGCTGACCGGGCTTTCCCAGTAGGAATAAAGCCCGGTATTGCGGTAGTCTCCGGCCGGAGCCGCCACGGTAATATCGACCTGATAGTCAGGTAACTGAAGTCGCCAGCGAACCGGCGTCTGCCCACTGAACGCCAGAGGCGTCAGCACTATTTCACTGGCTGACAACGCCCTGGGGCTCCCATTTGCAGGAATCCAGGTTCCGGACTCAAACGCCTCGCCGTCATCCCGCAAACGAAACACCATGAGTTTGTCGCCGGAATCCAGGTGCAGCGCAAACCAGTCCCAACCCTGCTGGCCGGCTTTCAGGAACTGGCTGCTCCACTCGCGATCAAACCAGCCCCGGCCAGTTACCGCCAGTGTTTCCCCCTCCACCGTCACATTTCCCTCAATGGCAATATCCACCAGACTGAAGTACATGGAACCTTCACCACTGGCAGATTTAGCGCTGAAGCCATTGTCACCGTGGGCCACAGGATTACCTTCGATACGTAATTGCAGATCATAGGACCAGTCGGGGGCTCCAGCTTGCAATCGCCAATTGCCGGGCTCCCGCTGCTGATCGAGTTGCCAGTCATCCAGCCAAACCCTGAAGGGATCTGCCACCGCGCCGGCATGACCGATATCACCCCGGGCAAGCTTCTCGGCAAACAGGTGCTGGCCATCGAGACTGATGGCGGCGTGGGCCATCCATGCTGCCTGGAGCGGCCAACGGGAAGGAGAGGGCGGCAACTGGTCAGCAGGTCTGGGCTGGATGGCCTGTCGGAACTGGGTCCACTGCACTCCCAGGGGGCGCCCATCGGATGTCTCAAGATTGGCGGTCAGGTACCACCATTCAATCCGGTGCCGGGGATGGGGTCCAAAGTCCTCCGGGAAGTGCAGCCGGTCGCCCGGTCCGGGCTGCAGGAATGACGACTGTGGGCCGGCTTTGCTGCCGCTGGCAAGGCCGGCAAAGCCGGCATCCTCCGATTCACCGGAACATCCGGCAACAGCCAGAGCAACCCAGAGCAAAAGCCACCAAGGCCTCATCGTTCCCCTCCGGCCAGCCCACTGGCGGACGTTGGTATCGTTGTGGGCCGCCTTAGCTGACGCCCCATCAAGGCAGCAATGCTCAACCCGATTCCCAGGCTGAGCATTCCCAGCTCCAGCCAGAATTCAGGGTACACCGCCATTGGCAGGGACCAGCCAAACGCCAGTGGATTGATGCGATGGACCAGCACCCAGGTCAGCCAGATTCCAAGAGGGAGCGCCAGTGCAGCCGTGCCCACGGTCAGGGCTACCGCCAGTTTCACCAACTGACCGGCCAGCTCTCTTCTACGCAGGCCCCACACGGCCAACAAACGGAAATACCAGACGCGAGTAGAGAAGAACACCCACCCCATAATAAGCAGTGCGGCGGCGGCAAGGACCAGCGTCAGGAACGTGATCGCCCGGGTCAACAGGAAGGTCTGGTCAAACACGGCATCCGCCAGTGCACGCACCCGTTTGTTATCCCGAACAGTAACCTGCTCCGTATTCCAGACCTGCTTCAGGCCAACTCTGAGCGTATCAATGCTGGCCCGTCCCGGGCTGATGGAAAAACTTTCGAAGGATGGCTCAAACGACGCCGGCAATCGGGCCGCGTTAAGCAAGACCTCACCCGCCGGACGCCCGTAATCGGGATAGACACCCAGAACCGACAACGAGAGTTCTTCGCCGGCAACAACGAGCAAGACAGTATCTCCGACTGCGAGAGCGCGCCGGCGGGCCAGTTGCTCGTTAACCATAACGCCCATCCCGCCAGCGAGTGCCTGCCAGGCGTTGTCGGCGGCACTCTGCAGGGCCCAGTCCGTGAGCAGAGGTCCCACGGGAGCGATGGCAAGCACATCCACCGATTGCTCGTAATCACCGGTTTTTTCAATGATCCGCGCGTCACCCCGAAGCACCCGATGCCATTCACCGGTTTCTGAAAGCACCGTGTGCGCCTGAAGCCACTCTACCGCCGGCTGGGCATCAGCACCTGCCGGCACTTCAATGTAATAATCCGCCGCCAGGCGCTGGGACAACCACTGATCGAAGGTCTCCTCGAATACCGTCACCAGGGCCTGCACTGCCAGCACCATTGCCAGCGCAAACTGCAATGCCACCACAGGCAACATGAGCCGTCGGGCAAGAACACCCAGCTCCGAATAACGCCAGCGTTTCAGGGGGTCCTGCTGACGCCCGGCCTGCCAGCGCGCAAAACCTGCGATCGCTCTCGGTGAAAGGATTCCAGCACCCATGAAAACCAGCGCTACGGCCAGGAACACCAGGACCAGAGAATCAGCAAACAGCGCAAGCGCCAACCCCGCCAGGAGAGCCACCAGGGCCAGTAGTCGAACTCGTCCCACCGAGAGCATCAGAGAGGCCCTTGCCGGAAGTTTGAGGATGTCAGCAAGACAGACAAAGACAACCACCGCCATCATGGTCAGAACCGGGATCAACCAATTTTCCCCCTGCCCTGTATACAGGGGGATATCAAACAGACCTTCCAGCGCCTGGCCGAAGCTACTGCCCAGGACTCGGGCCAGAAGCCGGCCCAGCCAGACGCCGGGGACAACGCAGAGCAACGCAAGCAGGACAATCTCAAACACCAGCAGCCGGTTCAGCAAGGGGCGCGGCACGCCATACCGATGGAGCAGGGCAAAACTGTCACGCCGTTGCGCCATGCCCAGTTGATGAACACTGCGCAAGAGCAACGCAGTGATCAGTAATACCAGAACCCCAAGGGCATCCAGATTGAGCAGGAAACTGTCGCCCAGCTCGCCGGTATCCGGCCCCAGTGAGAAAGCGGTTTCGCGATACCCGGTAGGCAAAGCCGACGGATCGGTCCTGTCCGATACCAGCAACGACAGAACGGACCGGGCATCCTGACCGGAATCCGCCAGGTCGGCGGCCTCACTGATGTCCAGAAAGGGTTTGCCATCCAGAGGCTGACGCCCGGGGGAGACGCCTTCTCCGGTATTGCCGAAACAGGCTGCGGCCAGCGGATCAATGCCGATGACACGCCCGGCAGGCGCTGGCCGAACCACCTCAAGCCAGGGCATGACACAGAGCCCGTCGCGCCGAAGCCTGACAAAATCCTGCACGGTGAGCTTCTGGCCATCGGTGCGCTCAATCTGTCTGCGCTCCGCAACGGCCCGCTCACTCTGCCCGAGGCTTGCACGCGCCTGATCGGTAAGGTGGCTGACGCCAGTCCACAGCATGGTCGCGACCACAATCATGACAGCGAGCGCCAGCAATTGCAGAGGATGACGGCGATAGTGACTGAACAGGGCCGGGAGAAATGTCATGGCGGGCCTAAGACGATGCCCGGTGGGCAAGGTCCAGCCGTTGATCGCACCGGGCCGCCAGTTCGGCATCGTGAGTAGCCAGGATCAGGCCGCAACCAAAGTCTGACTGAAGCCGGAACAATTCGTCGGCGACCTCATCCGCTGTCAGCCGGTCAAGACTGCCGGTGGGTTCATCGGCAAGTATCAGGGCAGGCTCCATGGCAAACACCATGGCCAGAGCGGCGCGTTGGCGCTGGCCACCTGAAACCTGGTCCGGGTAACGGTCCGCAAGGCTGCCGATCGCGAGACGATCCAGCCAGGTGGCACAAGCCGACTCATCTTTCCCGGCCAGCTTTGCTCTGAGACGAACGTTGTCCAGCAACGACATGGCAGGCATCAGGTTGGCCTCCTGGAACACCACACCGAGGTGCTGCCGGCGCAAATCGGCCCAGCGCCGTTCCCCGGAATGCCCATTGCTCGTCAAACCGCTGTCAAACACGTTCCCCGCAATCGATATTGTTCCGGAATCCGGCAACTCAAGCCCGCACAACAGGTTCAGGAGCGTGCTTTTCCCGGACCCCGAACGGCCCATCAATGCCAGCGATTCACCGGCGGCCAGTGCCAGCGAGATATCTGATAACACCGGAATCTGCTCTACACCGCTTTGAAAGCTCTTGGCCAGTCTGCTAACGCTTAACAGCGCCTCGTTCATGCTTTATCCCGTGGTCAGTCCTCAGCACCCAGAAGTTGTGCGGTCGTACCGTGGCGCTCAGCCCGCCACTCCCGGAACTCCTCAAGCCAGGACAGCAGGGCCGGAATCACCAGCAGCACCAGCAATGTCGACAGTCCCAGCCCAAACGCAATCGATGTCGCCATGGGAATCAGGAACTGGGCCTGCAGCGAGGTCTCGAAAAGTAGCGGCAGCAGCCCTCCGATGGTGGTCAGGGAGGTCAGCAAAACCGCCCTGACCCGCTGGACTGTCGCTTCGTTGAGGGCATCGGTAATGCCCAGTCCTTTCTGCCGTTGCTGATTGTAGAAAGCTACG
This Marinobacter salinus DNA region includes the following protein-coding sequences:
- a CDS encoding proteasome-type protease; amino-acid sequence: MTYCVAMRLADGLVFASDSRTNAGFDQISTFRKMHVFEQPGERELVLLSAGNLATSQSVISLLERRAGTDIANVLNTASMFETAEIVGQTMREVIKRDNPDGKLHQVDFSCSLILGGQIKGESHRLFNIYPEGNFIEATEETPYFQIGESKYGKPIIDRIVNFQTTLDRAYQCALISFDSTMKSNLSVGMPLDVAIYRKDGLKPCFTDRVEEQCDYFHTLRQQWHQGIQELFSSLEPPGLG
- a CDS encoding lipocalin-like domain-containing protein; translated protein: MRPWWLLLWVALAVAGCSGESEDAGFAGLASGSKAGPQSSFLQPGPGDRLHFPEDFGPHPRHRIEWWYLTANLETSDGRPLGVQWTQFRQAIQPRPADQLPPSPSRWPLQAAWMAHAAISLDGQHLFAEKLARGDIGHAGAVADPFRVWLDDWQLDQQREPGNWRLQAGAPDWSYDLQLRIEGNPVAHGDNGFSAKSASGEGSMYFSLVDIAIEGNVTVEGETLAVTGRGWFDREWSSQFLKAGQQGWDWFALHLDSGDKLMVFRLRDDGEAFESGTWIPANGSPRALSASEIVLTPLAFSGQTPVRWRLQLPDYQVDITVAAPAGDYRNTGLYSYWESPVSLSGSHSGEGYMELTGYDQE
- a CDS encoding ABC transporter ATP-binding protein, whose protein sequence is MNEALLSVSRLAKSFQSGVEQIPVLSDISLALAAGESLALMGRSGSGKSTLLNLLCGLELPDSGTISIAGNVFDSGLTSNGHSGERRWADLRRQHLGVVFQEANLMPAMSLLDNVRLRAKLAGKDESACATWLDRLAIGSLADRYPDQVSGGQRQRAALAMVFAMEPALILADEPTGSLDRLTADEVADELFRLQSDFGCGLILATHDAELAARCDQRLDLAHRASS
- a CDS encoding transglutaminase family protein, encoding MRLNIRHETRYTYETPVQNSIQYIRLTPRNTPQQRIHDWKLHTPGETSQMTDGFGNPVTVMTFDEAVPEIVLTAEGVVDLTGKPLTRDDSPFPPQVFLRHTVLTETDKALKKFASQYSSNKRSLVRLMKHLREHIAFMPGATTVTHTACEAFKLGAGVCQDHTHIFIACCRHIGVPARYVSGYIHSTSDDHVATHAWAEAWIGSNWHTFDVVNTLNVAESHIKLAVGLDYRDAAPVRGVRSGGGMEHMETRAWVTKATGSQ
- a CDS encoding FtsX-like permease family protein, with the protein product MTFLPALFSHYRRHPLQLLALAVMIVVATMLWTGVSHLTDQARASLGQSERAVAERRQIERTDGQKLTVQDFVRLRRDGLCVMPWLEVVRPAPAGRVIGIDPLAAACFGNTGEGVSPGRQPLDGKPFLDISEAADLADSGQDARSVLSLLVSDRTDPSALPTGYRETAFSLGPDTGELGDSFLLNLDALGVLVLLITALLLRSVHQLGMAQRRDSFALLHRYGVPRPLLNRLLVFEIVLLALLCVVPGVWLGRLLARVLGSSFGQALEGLFDIPLYTGQGENWLIPVLTMMAVVVFVCLADILKLPARASLMLSVGRVRLLALVALLAGLALALFADSLVLVFLAVALVFMGAGILSPRAIAGFARWQAGRQQDPLKRWRYSELGVLARRLMLPVVALQFALAMVLAVQALVTVFEETFDQWLSQRLAADYYIEVPAGADAQPAVEWLQAHTVLSETGEWHRVLRGDARIIEKTGDYEQSVDVLAIAPVGPLLTDWALQSAADNAWQALAGGMGVMVNEQLARRRALAVGDTVLLVVAGEELSLSVLGVYPDYGRPAGEVLLNAARLPASFEPSFESFSISPGRASIDTLRVGLKQVWNTEQVTVRDNKRVRALADAVFDQTFLLTRAITFLTLVLAAAALLIMGWVFFSTRVWYFRLLAVWGLRRRELAGQLVKLAVALTVGTAALALPLGIWLTWVLVHRINPLAFGWSLPMAVYPEFWLELGMLSLGIGLSIAALMGRQLRRPTTIPTSASGLAGGER